A single Paenibacillus kribbensis DNA region contains:
- a CDS encoding FtsK/SpoIIIE family DNA translocase: MSRRRKKKKKAVFGGVLKFEIYGIVLITLAVIALSGEAAVGRSLSKMFGLVLGKFYFAIPLIGIYYGLMVMIHRKWPNQWNSRKTGLLLLVFAFTLMSSISSMEQRLGPINALQPGGVMSQIHIDMREQLLSPDKVGHTSMLNKDISGGYVGALQLTVLLWLFGITGAKLIMIVMFVICFMLLTQLSYVDLVRIVRTKLLTAGGSVRKKWIGKATPLSASDKGNRKVKSEPIPAYEEDMDDDFEEMQPPARKQPIFFQLFGLKKSDKSDKEEHSDHVDEDNYDLPYEPEAAESQWRNGTQEEELSDVIEHAGEEASTPVKRSPIIRDFFEQVKHEERRSEAEESLAEVEHSDSVYDEPLDDNFTDAVVNTDMDNASASRSTTDGTEGQAQTTATGFTGVGTEGADAAMPAPPPPKPYKLPSFRLLAKPQNAGKGMGQKDYMQTARKLEATLESFGVRAKVLEVVRGPAVTRYEIQPDIGVKVSRIVSLTDDIALALAAKDIRMEAPIPGKSAIGIEVPNNEVSIVTMREVMETTVFQESASNLSIAFGRDIAGQTIVGNLAKMPHLLVAGATGSGKSVCINGIITSILYKAKPDEVKFLMVDPKMVELNVYNGIPHLLAPVVTDPKRASLALKKIVVEMEKRYELFSKSGTRNVEGYNNLMKDNPAAFLPYIVVIVDELADLMMVAAGDVEDAIARLAQMARAAGIHLIIATQRPSVDVITGVIKANIPSRIAFGVSSQVDSRTILDMGGAEKLLGRGDMLFMPMGASKPVRVQGAFMSDQEVENIVNYVREQGEAQYDETLVPEVEEVSADADEMLDELYDQAVNIILEAKQASVSLLQRRMRIGYTRAARLIDSMEARGVIGPYEGSKPREVLISIEQYQQNKVSS, from the coding sequence ATGTCCAGAAGAAGAAAAAAGAAAAAGAAGGCTGTGTTTGGCGGAGTTCTAAAATTTGAAATTTACGGCATTGTGCTGATTACATTGGCGGTCATTGCGCTATCGGGTGAAGCGGCGGTTGGCCGGTCGCTATCCAAGATGTTCGGGCTTGTACTGGGAAAATTCTATTTTGCAATCCCGCTGATTGGCATTTATTACGGTCTGATGGTGATGATTCATCGTAAATGGCCGAACCAGTGGAACTCACGTAAAACGGGATTGCTGTTACTGGTATTCGCCTTTACACTTATGAGTTCTATTTCATCGATGGAGCAGCGTTTGGGGCCGATTAACGCGCTTCAACCGGGCGGAGTGATGAGCCAAATACATATAGATATGCGTGAGCAGTTGCTGTCGCCTGACAAGGTAGGTCATACCTCCATGCTGAACAAGGATATTAGCGGCGGGTACGTCGGCGCATTGCAGCTTACCGTTCTGTTGTGGCTGTTCGGGATTACAGGAGCCAAGCTGATTATGATTGTCATGTTTGTTATTTGCTTCATGCTGTTGACCCAGCTGTCTTATGTGGATTTGGTACGGATTGTACGGACCAAGCTACTGACAGCAGGGGGAAGTGTGCGAAAAAAGTGGATTGGTAAAGCGACTCCACTTTCGGCATCTGACAAAGGCAATAGAAAAGTCAAGTCCGAGCCCATTCCTGCTTATGAGGAGGATATGGATGATGACTTTGAAGAAATGCAGCCTCCGGCACGCAAGCAGCCGATTTTCTTTCAGTTGTTTGGTCTCAAAAAATCTGATAAATCGGATAAGGAAGAGCATTCTGACCATGTGGATGAGGATAATTATGACCTTCCATATGAGCCTGAGGCTGCAGAGTCCCAGTGGCGAAACGGAACTCAGGAAGAAGAGCTGTCTGATGTGATCGAGCACGCTGGGGAGGAAGCTTCAACTCCAGTGAAAAGGTCGCCGATTATTCGGGATTTCTTTGAGCAGGTGAAGCATGAGGAAAGAAGATCAGAAGCTGAGGAGTCTCTGGCAGAGGTGGAGCATTCGGATTCTGTCTATGATGAGCCGCTGGATGATAACTTCACGGATGCCGTGGTAAACACAGATATGGATAATGCATCGGCGTCTCGTAGCACAACGGATGGTACTGAAGGACAAGCTCAGACGACTGCAACTGGATTTACAGGTGTCGGGACTGAAGGTGCCGATGCAGCCATGCCTGCTCCACCGCCTCCTAAACCGTATAAGCTTCCGTCGTTTCGTTTGCTTGCCAAACCGCAAAACGCGGGCAAGGGTATGGGACAAAAGGATTACATGCAAACGGCACGCAAGCTGGAGGCAACGCTGGAAAGCTTTGGTGTGCGGGCAAAGGTGTTGGAGGTTGTCCGTGGACCTGCCGTAACGCGTTATGAAATTCAGCCGGACATTGGTGTGAAGGTCAGCCGTATTGTGAGTCTGACGGATGACATTGCGCTTGCGCTTGCTGCAAAAGATATCCGTATGGAGGCTCCGATTCCTGGCAAATCTGCTATCGGAATTGAGGTTCCGAATAATGAAGTTTCCATCGTAACGATGCGTGAGGTCATGGAGACAACCGTTTTCCAGGAGTCAGCTTCCAATTTATCCATTGCATTCGGACGTGATATTGCAGGTCAGACGATTGTCGGTAATTTAGCCAAGATGCCCCATTTGCTTGTAGCCGGAGCAACGGGCTCAGGTAAATCGGTGTGTATTAACGGGATTATTACAAGCATCTTGTATAAAGCGAAGCCAGATGAGGTCAAATTCCTGATGGTCGATCCAAAAATGGTGGAGTTGAACGTGTACAACGGAATTCCGCATTTGTTGGCTCCAGTCGTGACCGATCCGAAGCGTGCCTCGCTTGCTTTGAAAAAAATCGTTGTTGAAATGGAAAAACGCTACGAGTTATTTTCCAAATCGGGAACACGCAATGTTGAAGGCTATAACAATCTGATGAAAGATAATCCGGCTGCATTTCTGCCTTACATTGTCGTTATTGTCGACGAGTTGGCGGATCTGATGATGGTAGCTGCCGGAGATGTGGAGGATGCGATTGCCCGGCTTGCCCAAATGGCGCGTGCTGCAGGCATTCATCTGATCATTGCTACGCAGAGACCTTCGGTTGACGTTATCACTGGGGTTATTAAAGCCAACATTCCTTCACGTATTGCCTTCGGTGTTTCTTCGCAGGTGGATTCCCGTACCATACTGGACATGGGGGGAGCCGAGAAGCTGCTTGGACGTGGTGATATGCTGTTCATGCCGATGGGAGCCTCCAAGCCGGTTCGCGTTCAGGGGGCGTTTATGAGTGATCAGGAAGTGGAGAATATCGTTAACTACGTGCGTGAACAGGGTGAAGCGCAGTATGATGAAACGCTGGTGCCTGAGGTGGAAGAGGTATCGGCTGATGCGGATGAAATGCTGGATGAGCTGTATGATCAAGCCGTCAACATCATTTTGGAAGCCAAGCAAGCCTCCGTATCTCTCCTTCAGCGCCGGATGAGGATCGGTTATACACGTGCTGCCCGGCTGATTGACTCCATGGAGGCTCGCGGTGTGATTGGCCCTTACGAGGGCAGCAAGCCTCGGGAGGTACTTATCTCAATAGAGCAATATCAGCAAAATAAAGTTAGCTCCTGA
- a CDS encoding YlzJ-like family protein, with product MTLYTVMPMEMVWEGMWKEPEGFAEVRVDGLLMQVQQLESRRGIIVRLLDCPLEAYLNPRYEPGQVIEWS from the coding sequence ATGACCTTATATACGGTAATGCCAATGGAAATGGTGTGGGAAGGTATGTGGAAGGAGCCAGAGGGGTTTGCAGAGGTTCGGGTGGACGGTTTGCTTATGCAGGTGCAACAGCTCGAAAGTCGTCGGGGAATCATTGTACGATTGTTGGACTGCCCGCTGGAAGCCTACCTGAATCCGCGTTATGAGCCAGGGCAAGTCATCGAGTGGTCGTAG
- a CDS encoding ClpP family protease, producing MEQYSNLSSGNEETETPDQPEVGQRPALPAMEALQQLGQTSMPGSESNIFCMTIIGQIEGHLILPPQNKTTKYEHIIPQLVAAEQNPRIEGLMILLNTVGGDVEAGLAIAEMIASMSKPTVTIVIGGGHSIGVPIAVSSTYSYIAESATMTIHPIRMSGLVIGVPQTFEYMEKMQERVVRFVVSHSRITEEKFKELMFKTGELNRDIGTAVGGADAVKYGLMDAVGGIGEALKQLNTIIETRRQQNGLAGNQQQASFAPFSPNATGSPTETHSGEHSGELPQ from the coding sequence ATGGAACAATACAGCAACCTATCATCTGGCAACGAGGAAACGGAAACGCCGGATCAACCAGAAGTTGGACAAAGACCCGCTTTACCTGCTATGGAGGCATTGCAGCAGCTGGGACAAACCTCCATGCCCGGAAGCGAATCCAATATTTTCTGCATGACAATTATCGGCCAAATTGAAGGACATCTCATTTTACCGCCTCAAAACAAAACGACCAAGTATGAGCACATCATTCCCCAACTGGTAGCGGCAGAGCAAAACCCACGAATCGAAGGATTAATGATATTGCTGAATACAGTTGGTGGTGATGTAGAAGCTGGGCTGGCTATTGCTGAAATGATCGCTTCGATGAGTAAACCAACAGTGACTATCGTCATTGGCGGAGGGCATAGTATCGGTGTCCCTATTGCTGTATCATCCACTTATTCCTATATTGCCGAGAGTGCGACAATGACCATTCACCCCATTCGTATGAGCGGTCTGGTCATCGGAGTCCCGCAAACGTTTGAATATATGGAGAAAATGCAGGAACGTGTCGTACGTTTTGTTGTTTCCCATTCCCGGATCACTGAAGAGAAATTCAAGGAACTGATGTTCAAAACGGGTGAATTAAACCGCGATATTGGTACAGCAGTTGGTGGAGCCGATGCAGTAAAATATGGATTGATGGATGCAGTTGGTGGCATCGGAGAGGCGCTGAAACAGTTGAATACCATCATTGAAACACGTCGCCAGCAAAACGGGCTGGCAGGGAATCAGCAGCAGGCTTCGTTTGCTCCTTTTTCACCCAATGCTACTGGTAGCCCTACAGAGACGCATTCAGGTGAGCATAGCGGGGAGCTGCCCCAATGA
- a CDS encoding ribonuclease J has product MSKKTNNDKLMIFALGGVGEIGKNMYVVQYGNDIVVVDSGLKFPEEDMLGIDIVIPDISYLTENRDKVRGIVLTHGHEDHIGGLPYVLKHLNVPVYGTKLTLGLVENKLKEANLLGETKRILINADSEIKLGSSLKVTFFKTNHSIPDSVGVCIDTPEGAVVHTGDFKFDHTPVNGQYADLQRMAEIGARGVLALLSDSTNAEKPGFTPSEKSVGIVLEDIFRKSRQRVVVATFASNVHRIQQVINAAEATGRKVTVIGRSMVNVVGIASDLGYLEIPDGMLIEPEEVGKMSADRVVILCTGSQGEPMSALTRMARSTHRKVDILPGDSVIIAATPVPGNEKYVGRTIDELFRLGANVYYSAANPGIHVSGHGSQEELKLMLNLMKPKFFLPIHGEFRMQRRHALLAEGVGVEPENIFITDIGEVIEIQNGGARRAGKVTAGNVLIDGLGVGDVGNIVLRDRKLLSQDGILVVVVTLSKQDGTIKSGPDIISRGFVYVRESEGLLDEANRIVSSTLHKLMSENVNEWASLKTNVKDALGRFLYEQTRRRPMILPIIMEV; this is encoded by the coding sequence TTGTCTAAAAAAACAAACAACGATAAATTGATGATTTTCGCTTTGGGCGGCGTCGGTGAAATCGGGAAAAATATGTATGTCGTTCAATACGGCAATGACATTGTCGTGGTGGACTCCGGCTTGAAATTTCCGGAAGAGGACATGCTCGGCATTGATATCGTTATTCCTGATATTTCCTACCTTACAGAGAACCGCGACAAGGTAAGAGGCATTGTGCTGACTCATGGTCACGAGGACCATATCGGTGGTTTGCCTTACGTGCTGAAACATTTGAATGTACCTGTATATGGTACCAAATTGACGCTGGGATTGGTGGAGAACAAGCTGAAGGAAGCGAATCTGCTTGGCGAAACCAAACGGATTTTAATCAATGCTGATTCCGAAATCAAGCTGGGTTCCTCGCTGAAGGTAACATTCTTCAAAACAAACCATAGTATTCCGGATTCTGTAGGTGTCTGCATTGATACTCCTGAAGGTGCTGTTGTTCATACTGGCGACTTCAAGTTTGATCATACCCCGGTTAACGGACAATATGCGGATTTACAGCGTATGGCTGAAATCGGTGCACGTGGCGTACTGGCTCTTTTGTCAGACAGCACCAATGCGGAAAAACCGGGCTTTACGCCTTCAGAAAAGAGCGTCGGCATCGTGCTGGAAGATATTTTCCGTAAGTCGAGACAGCGTGTGGTTGTAGCAACTTTTGCTTCCAACGTACACCGCATTCAGCAGGTTATCAATGCTGCGGAAGCGACAGGGCGCAAAGTAACGGTTATCGGTCGCAGCATGGTGAATGTCGTAGGAATTGCTTCTGATCTGGGCTATTTGGAAATTCCAGACGGAATGCTGATCGAGCCTGAAGAAGTTGGTAAAATGTCAGCAGATCGCGTAGTTATTCTCTGCACAGGCAGTCAGGGCGAGCCAATGTCCGCTTTGACAAGAATGGCTCGTTCCACACATCGTAAAGTGGATATTCTTCCGGGAGATTCGGTCATTATCGCAGCTACTCCGGTACCTGGTAATGAAAAATATGTGGGTCGCACGATTGACGAATTGTTCCGTTTAGGTGCCAATGTATACTACAGCGCAGCTAATCCGGGGATCCACGTTTCTGGACACGGAAGCCAGGAAGAACTCAAGCTGATGTTGAACCTGATGAAACCCAAATTCTTCTTGCCAATTCACGGTGAGTTTAGAATGCAACGCCGTCATGCTCTGCTTGCTGAAGGAGTAGGTGTAGAGCCTGAAAACATCTTCATCACAGACATCGGTGAAGTCATTGAAATTCAGAACGGCGGGGCGCGCAGAGCTGGTAAAGTTACAGCAGGGAACGTGCTAATCGACGGACTGGGTGTAGGGGATGTAGGAAATATCGTATTGCGTGACCGCAAGTTGCTGTCACAGGACGGTATTCTGGTGGTTGTTGTAACGCTGAGCAAGCAAGACGGTACGATCAAATCGGGACCGGATATCATTTCTCGTGGTTTCGTATATGTCCGCGAATCGGAAGGCTTGCTGGATGAAGCCAATCGTATTGTCTCAAGTACATTGCATAAGCTCATGAGTGAAAATGTAAATGAATGGGCTTCCCTCAAGACAAACGTCAAGGATGCACTGGGTCGCTTCTTGTACGAGCAAACTCGTCGCAGACCGATGATCCTGCCAATTATAATGGAAGTGTGA
- the dapA gene encoding 4-hydroxy-tetrahydrodipicolinate synthase produces the protein MVNFGRLITAMVTPFDQQGEIDWAALSSLIDYLIEEQHSESLVVSGTTGESPTLSDEEKIKLFAFVVEKAAGRCKIIAGTGSNNTRHSIHLTRAAEQAGADGVLLVVPYYNKPNQEGMYQHFESIANSTSLPVILYNVPSRTAASLTAETTLRLAQIPNIVGTKECASLAQVTQIAAAAPEGFVVYSGDDASGLPAMAVGAYGIISVASHVVGTEMKQMIDALVEGHAQEAAKLHQQLFPVFKGLFECPHPLPNPVAVKYALELRNVKVGSVRLPLISPTEEEAEFIKKLFTR, from the coding sequence ATGGTGAACTTCGGCAGACTGATTACCGCAATGGTGACACCTTTTGATCAGCAAGGAGAGATTGACTGGGCTGCATTGTCCTCGTTGATTGATTATTTAATAGAAGAACAACATTCAGAGTCACTTGTCGTATCAGGGACAACAGGCGAATCCCCTACTCTGAGTGATGAGGAAAAAATCAAGCTATTTGCATTTGTTGTAGAAAAAGCAGCCGGACGATGTAAAATCATTGCCGGAACCGGAAGCAATAATACACGTCATTCTATTCACTTGACCCGTGCTGCGGAGCAGGCAGGAGCAGACGGTGTGCTACTGGTAGTGCCTTATTATAACAAACCGAATCAGGAAGGGATGTATCAGCATTTTGAAAGCATTGCGAACTCCACTTCCCTTCCAGTTATACTGTATAATGTTCCAAGCCGTACCGCAGCGAGTCTGACAGCTGAAACGACGCTGCGTCTGGCACAAATCCCGAATATTGTGGGCACCAAGGAATGTGCATCACTCGCGCAGGTTACACAAATTGCAGCGGCAGCCCCAGAAGGCTTTGTAGTTTATTCAGGGGATGACGCGTCTGGATTGCCTGCTATGGCTGTGGGCGCATATGGTATTATCAGCGTAGCCAGCCATGTGGTAGGCACAGAAATGAAGCAGATGATCGATGCACTTGTTGAAGGGCACGCGCAGGAGGCAGCGAAGCTGCATCAGCAGTTGTTCCCGGTTTTCAAAGGCTTGTTTGAATGTCCTCATCCTCTGCCTAATCCGGTCGCTGTAAAGTATGCATTGGAATTGCGGAATGTTAAGGTCGGTTCGGTTCGGTTGCCGCTTATTTCTCCAACCGAGGAGGAAGCGGAGTTTATCAAGAAGTTATTTACTCGGTAA
- the dapG gene encoding aspartate kinase codes for MGILVQKFGGTSLSTPEARQLVLGHVKRELEQNVQLVVVVSAMGRKGEPYATDTLLDWAASNGDSLPKRERDLLLCCGEIISAATLCSLMEKEGIPATVLTGAQAGFITDDQYGNARILDIKPDRIVEELNQGRVVIVTGFQGQTANGDMTTLGRGGSDTSATALGAALHADMVDIYTDVNGILTADPRIVENAKPLSHVSYTEICNMAHQGAKVIHPRAVEIAMQANIPVRVRSTFSDGEGTLVTNPEGFKDVEADIVDRFVTGIAYVGNVTQITVELKPGLEHLQLHVFKSMAEHGISVDFINVTPSGAVYTVSDHDGSKAVDVLNNLGLEAKILAGCAKVSVIGGGINGVPGIMATIVEALAESDVQILQSADSNTTIWVLVKKDDMVQAVRALHNKFELHQ; via the coding sequence ATGGGTATTTTAGTGCAAAAATTTGGGGGAACTTCGCTGTCCACACCTGAAGCGCGTCAACTGGTGCTGGGACATGTGAAGCGAGAGCTGGAACAAAATGTTCAACTGGTTGTTGTTGTGTCAGCCATGGGGAGGAAAGGAGAGCCTTATGCGACGGACACGCTGCTCGATTGGGCGGCGTCTAACGGCGACAGTCTTCCGAAGCGCGAACGGGATTTACTGCTGTGCTGTGGTGAAATCATTTCTGCCGCTACATTATGCAGCCTGATGGAGAAGGAAGGTATTCCTGCTACGGTGCTAACTGGTGCACAGGCAGGCTTTATTACGGATGATCAATACGGCAATGCTCGTATTTTGGATATAAAGCCGGATCGTATTGTGGAAGAGCTAAATCAGGGCCGGGTCGTTATTGTGACAGGTTTTCAGGGACAGACGGCAAACGGTGATATGACTACACTGGGCCGGGGCGGCAGTGATACATCGGCGACTGCGCTAGGTGCTGCACTACATGCGGATATGGTTGACATTTATACGGATGTGAACGGCATATTGACTGCAGATCCGCGCATTGTAGAAAATGCCAAGCCGCTTTCGCATGTTAGCTATACAGAAATTTGTAATATGGCTCATCAGGGAGCAAAGGTTATCCATCCGCGTGCTGTTGAAATCGCTATGCAGGCGAATATTCCGGTTCGTGTTCGCTCCACCTTCTCTGATGGAGAAGGTACGCTGGTTACAAATCCAGAAGGCTTCAAGGACGTAGAGGCAGACATCGTAGACCGCTTCGTGACCGGTATTGCGTATGTCGGCAACGTCACTCAAATTACCGTAGAATTAAAGCCGGGTTTGGAGCATTTGCAGCTGCATGTATTCAAATCTATGGCGGAGCACGGAATCAGCGTTGATTTTATTAATGTCACTCCATCCGGGGCAGTTTATACGGTGTCCGATCATGATGGAAGCAAAGCAGTTGATGTGTTGAACAATTTGGGCCTAGAGGCTAAGATTCTGGCCGGGTGTGCTAAAGTTTCAGTCATAGGAGGCGGTATCAACGGGGTACCGGGCATTATGGCGACGATTGTAGAGGCATTGGCAGAATCAGATGTACAGATTCTTCAATCGGCAGATTCCAACACGACTATCTGGGTACTTGTAAAAAAAGATGATATGGTGCAAGCTGTACGCGCATTGCATAATAAATTCGAACTCCATCAGTAG
- a CDS encoding aspartate-semialdehyde dehydrogenase — MSNRKFNVAVVGATGAVGEQIVNLLEKRDFPVDKVKFLSSPRSAGTLISFKGQQIPVEIATPDSFEGIDIALFSAGGDVSKELAPHAVRHGAVCIDNTNAFRMEPTAPLVVPEVNSDKIAEHQGIIANPNCSTIQMVAALKPLYDKYGISRIIVSTYQAVSGAGSRAIDELNRQSAAILNGEDAQPDLLPVGSLPVKHQIAFNAIPQIDKFQDNGYTLEEMKMVRETKKILGDESVEVTATCVRIPVVYGHSESVYVELKEDYDLEEIRNLLASAPGVTLVDDPAAQLYPLASEAAGKPDVFVGRVRRDLGNSRGLNLWVVSDNLLKGAAWNAVQIAEIIAANAE, encoded by the coding sequence ATGAGCAATAGAAAGTTTAATGTAGCTGTCGTTGGAGCGACGGGCGCTGTAGGAGAACAAATCGTAAATCTGCTGGAAAAAAGAGATTTTCCTGTGGACAAAGTTAAATTTCTTTCGTCGCCTCGTTCTGCCGGCACGTTAATTAGCTTTAAAGGTCAGCAAATTCCAGTAGAGATCGCTACCCCCGACAGCTTTGAAGGAATCGACATTGCCTTGTTTAGTGCAGGCGGAGACGTAAGTAAGGAATTGGCACCACATGCTGTTCGTCATGGTGCAGTTTGCATTGACAACACGAACGCATTCCGAATGGAACCGACAGCTCCTCTTGTAGTTCCTGAGGTGAACAGTGACAAAATTGCCGAGCATCAGGGTATCATTGCCAACCCGAACTGCTCCACCATCCAGATGGTAGCTGCTTTGAAACCATTATATGATAAATATGGCATTTCTCGTATTATTGTATCCACATATCAGGCAGTGTCCGGAGCTGGAAGTCGTGCCATTGATGAGTTAAATCGTCAAAGTGCAGCGATCCTTAACGGTGAAGATGCTCAGCCCGATCTGTTGCCGGTAGGCTCATTGCCAGTGAAGCATCAGATTGCTTTCAATGCTATCCCGCAAATCGATAAATTTCAGGACAACGGTTATACACTGGAAGAAATGAAAATGGTACGTGAAACGAAAAAAATACTGGGTGACGAATCCGTAGAAGTAACGGCAACATGCGTACGGATTCCTGTCGTATACGGTCACTCGGAATCTGTCTATGTAGAGCTTAAAGAAGATTATGATTTAGAGGAAATCCGCAATCTGCTTGCTTCGGCACCAGGAGTAACGCTGGTGGACGATCCTGCTGCTCAGCTCTATCCGCTGGCATCCGAAGCCGCAGGAAAACCGGATGTATTCGTAGGACGTGTACGCCGTGATTTGGGCAATAGCCGTGGATTAAATTTGTGGGTCGTATCCGACAATCTGCTCAAGGGAGCGGCATGGAACGCGGTACAAATCGCGGAAATTATTGCTGCAAATGCGGAGTAA
- a CDS encoding dipicolinate synthase subunit B — MSWQGKTVGYAITGSHCTFEEVMPVIQRFVDEGAKVIPIISNAVLTTDTRFGTSQSWQKQLKDITGNDIISTIVEAEPLGPSQMLDVLVIAPLTGNSMSKLANAMTDSPVLMAAKAQLRNGRPLLLAISTNDGLGLNAANIAKLLVAKNIFFVPFGQDNPLKKPNSLVANMELIPEAAYEAIQGKQLQPMIVERKTL; from the coding sequence ATGAGTTGGCAAGGGAAAACAGTAGGTTATGCCATTACAGGCTCACATTGCACATTTGAAGAGGTAATGCCTGTTATACAGCGCTTTGTTGATGAGGGTGCTAAGGTCATTCCCATTATATCCAATGCGGTACTAACAACGGATACTCGCTTTGGTACTTCGCAAAGTTGGCAAAAACAGTTGAAAGATATAACAGGGAATGATATCATTTCTACAATTGTGGAGGCTGAACCACTGGGACCCTCCCAAATGCTCGATGTGCTGGTGATTGCACCTTTGACGGGGAATTCAATGAGCAAGTTGGCGAATGCGATGACAGACAGTCCGGTTTTAATGGCTGCCAAGGCGCAATTACGCAATGGTCGTCCACTTCTTTTGGCCATATCTACGAATGATGGTCTGGGTCTGAATGCTGCCAATATCGCCAAGTTACTAGTAGCTAAAAACATCTTTTTTGTGCCGTTTGGACAGGACAATCCACTTAAAAAGCCAAACTCGCTTGTGGCTAACATGGAGCTGATTCCGGAGGCAGCTTACGAAGCAATACAGGGCAAACAGCTTCAGCCGATGATTGTGGAACGCAAGACCCTATGA
- the dpsA gene encoding dipicolinate synthase subunit DpsA, with protein sequence MLTGIRILILGGDARQLEVIRKCVDMDATVSVVGFDKLEAPLKGVSLEPLSVKLLESSDALILPVVGCDEEGNVTALFGAQKLQFLNEHAAALPPHCVVYTGMARTYLKDICNRHDLKLVELLDRDDVAIYNSIPTAEGALMMAIQHTDFTIHGADCMVLGMGRTGFTMARVLQGLGAKVKVGVRRAEEAARAVGMGWSPFMTRDLACETQGVDLIFNTIPSMIITAQILSKLPLSTVIIDLASAPGGCDFRYAEKRGITAVLAPGLPGIVAPKTAGTIIANTLVQLLMEDNPERGDAQ encoded by the coding sequence ATGCTAACAGGAATACGCATCCTTATTTTGGGTGGCGATGCAAGGCAGCTTGAAGTCATCCGCAAATGTGTGGACATGGATGCTACGGTCAGCGTGGTTGGTTTTGATAAGCTTGAAGCGCCACTCAAAGGAGTATCACTAGAGCCATTGTCTGTCAAGCTGCTGGAATCGTCAGACGCGCTAATTCTGCCGGTTGTGGGATGCGATGAGGAAGGGAACGTGACTGCACTTTTTGGAGCGCAAAAGCTCCAATTTTTGAATGAGCATGCTGCTGCTCTTCCACCGCATTGCGTTGTGTACACAGGAATGGCGAGGACATACTTAAAAGATATTTGTAACAGGCACGATTTGAAGCTAGTGGAGCTGCTGGATAGAGATGATGTAGCCATATACAACTCCATACCTACGGCCGAAGGCGCATTGATGATGGCCATTCAGCATACAGATTTTACGATTCATGGTGCCGATTGCATGGTTCTGGGCATGGGGCGGACTGGATTTACCATGGCAAGGGTACTGCAGGGTTTGGGAGCCAAGGTGAAGGTTGGAGTACGGCGGGCAGAGGAAGCGGCGAGAGCGGTGGGAATGGGGTGGAGCCCTTTTATGACAAGGGATCTAGCGTGTGAGACACAGGGAGTTGACTTGATTTTTAATACGATACCCTCTATGATAATCACAGCGCAAATCCTGTCTAAGTTGCCACTGAGCACCGTGATTATTGATCTTGCCTCCGCCCCGGGCGGATGTGACTTCCGTTATGCGGAAAAACGTGGAATCACGGCTGTGCTTGCCCCCGGCCTTCCCGGTATTGTTGCTCCCAAAACTGCTGGTACCATTATAGCGAATACACTGGTGCAGTTGTTAATGGAAGATAATCCTGAGCGGGGGGATGCACAATGA
- the dut gene encoding dUTP diphosphatase, whose amino-acid sequence MLTYVEINRLEGNEDIELPRKMSELASGFDLYAAVQEELVLEPGKRCLVPTGFAIAMPAGLEAQIRPRSGLALKHGITCLNTPGTIDADYRGEIKVLLINLGEEPFTITRNERIAQMVFQAVPEVELKQVDQLSETVRGAGGFGHTGR is encoded by the coding sequence TTGTTAACTTACGTTGAAATTAACAGACTTGAGGGCAATGAAGATATTGAGTTACCTCGTAAAATGTCAGAGCTGGCATCCGGGTTTGACCTGTATGCAGCGGTGCAGGAGGAACTGGTGCTGGAGCCGGGCAAACGTTGCCTCGTTCCAACCGGATTTGCAATAGCGATGCCAGCCGGACTGGAAGCACAAATCCGTCCACGTAGTGGACTGGCTCTCAAGCATGGTATTACCTGTCTCAACACACCGGGGACGATAGATGCGGATTATCGTGGGGAAATAAAGGTACTGCTTATTAATTTGGGCGAGGAACCGTTCACGATTACACGTAATGAGCGAATTGCGCAAATGGTATTTCAGGCTGTACCTGAGGTGGAATTGAAGCAAGTAGACCAGTTGTCTGAGACAGTGCGTGGTGCTGGGGGCTTTGGTCATACAGGACGCTGA